The genomic segment CCAGCGGTCTGGGGCAGGACATTCAAGTGCATTGGGAAAAGGCAAATGCCAAAGGGGTTCCCCTGGAAGCGGCCCTGGTTATCGGTGCTCCGCCGGTTGTTTCCTATGCCGCCGTTCAGAAAATACCCCGCGAAGTTGATGAAATTACCGTTGCCGGCGGCCTGGTGGGCGAACCGATCCCGGTGGTGAAATGCAAAACCGTGGATATTTTAGTTCCGGCAGATGCGGAAATCGTTATTGAAGGCATAATGTCAACCGAATATCTGGAACCGGAAGGACCCTTCGGGGAGTCCCACGGCTATATGCACCCGCGCCAGACCAATCCATTCATGGAAATAACCTGCATTACCCACAAAAAGAAAGCCACCTTTGTTTCCTGGATCAGCCAGGTTACCCCAAGTGAGAGCTCCGTGGTCAAGAAAGTCGGATATGAGCCGCTTTTTATAAACCACCTGAAAAACGTCTACAGCATCAAATGCGTCAAACGGGTTTACCTGCATGAACCACTGACCAATCTGCGAAAGTTCATCGTCATTCAAATGGATAAACCCAGTGAATCCGAAGTGTGGCGGGCCATGTATGCCGCCGTATCCCTCCATCAGGGGGTTGGCAAGATACTTGTGGCGGTGGATACCGATATCGATCCGGAAAACCTTGATGCCGTCATGTGGGCCATGTGCTACCGCATGAAACCGCATCTGGATGTACAGATTTTAAAAGGGCTTGAAAAAGGTCATGCGCCACCATTCGGCGGCGCCAGCGTGAGCACGGACATTGCGTCCCAGCATGATCCGGCCGACGAATCCGCCATGCTGATAAACGCCATCTTAAAAGAGCCCTATCCGCCGATCTCGCTCCCGAAAAAGAAGTATATGGAAAACGCCAAAAAGATCTGGGAAGAACTGGGTCTGCCGCCGCTGACGCCGCAGCCGCCCTGGTTTGGTTACTCCCTGGGTCAGTGGGATGAAGAACTGGAGATGGAAGCCGAACGCGCCTTAAAAGGCGATCATTTCATTAACGGTGATAATCAGGCTAAAATGCGCGTTAAAGTATAGATATATTTATTGCCGGAGGCCGGCTGCTGTCTTGTCTTCCTGCTGAAGCTGAACCTTCTTGATGGATTGAATCTGTTCTGCATATTTTCGATCCGGCCTCCGGCACATCTCTCCGTTTTACCCGGCCGGCCTTTTTCTCGATCGTTCTCTTTCCTGGATCAATTCGGCGACAATGCTGACGGCAATCTCCTCCGGTGTTTCCGCCCCGATGGCAAGCCCGATGGGGGAATGCACCTGTTGAAGAGTTGCCTTGGAAGCCCCCTCTTTTATCAACGCCTGATAAATCACCTCTCTTTTTCTTTTGCTCCCGATCATGCCGATATAGGCGGGTTCATGCTTCAGGGCTTCTTTGAGAACGGCATGATCATGGATGTGTCCCCTGGTAATAATGGCAATATAGGAAGAAGGCGTAACGGAAATTCGATCAAACGATTGCGAAAGCGGCACGACC from the Desulfobacterales bacterium genome contains:
- a CDS encoding UbiD family decarboxylase, which produces MAKKKYKNLSQHLVNLEKKGLLIRVKREINKDTELHPLVRWQYRGGIAEKDRKAFLFENVVDAKGKKYDMPVVVGALAANPEIYFTGMGCKPEEVNTIWQKALANRIDPVVVDKAACQEVVIKGKDLDKEGNGTDRFPVPISTPGFDNAPYSTCSHWFTKDIETGIQNIGNYRGQMKQRRKVGCFPSGLGQDIQVHWEKANAKGVPLEAALVIGAPPVVSYAAVQKIPREVDEITVAGGLVGEPIPVVKCKTVDILVPADAEIVIEGIMSTEYLEPEGPFGESHGYMHPRQTNPFMEITCITHKKKATFVSWISQVTPSESSVVKKVGYEPLFINHLKNVYSIKCVKRVYLHEPLTNLRKFIVIQMDKPSESEVWRAMYAAVSLHQGVGKILVAVDTDIDPENLDAVMWAMCYRMKPHLDVQILKGLEKGHAPPFGGASVSTDIASQHDPADESAMLINAILKEPYPPISLPKKKYMENAKKIWEELGLPPLTPQPPWFGYSLGQWDEELEMEAERALKGDHFINGDNQAKMRVKV